The following is a genomic window from Garra rufa chromosome 4, GarRuf1.0, whole genome shotgun sequence.
cacacacacacacatatatatatatataaaatctgtaTTTTATCAcaaattccattttttccattttaattttttttcttaattttagtttttatataaactattttttaatgcataaaataaaaatattaatcgaaaagcatgtctaattaatttaaatcatgaaacttacacaatttaacagcaatttatttaaagttgaacaaaaattacAGTTTTAAGGCCCTgcgaaatgtttttttttttttcaaattcagttttattttaaccaaactctgtgttttccattcattttctggattctgtttaaTGGTTTCATacaattttgtctaaataaatgattttataattatttattattaaataaatattgaattaattattaaattattattttaaattaaattattatttttcccaGATATattgtgttgtgtatttaaattgttctggtaaatattcctttaaaaatgttttaataataattttattagtagtagcagtactatcattacattgagtaatgtatttctgtcacaatttcttcaagttaaaccaaaccttTTCTGTTTCTTTATGATCTgatgatagtttttctcaaaagaaacagtaTTTTTATCTGTTAATGCACTATATTTAGGCGGTAGAGGCTGAAAATACAGCGTCACATTCTGGATTCCATGTCCATCATAGAAccctatatatacagttgcaatcaaaattattcaacccccttgacctgcaagagattttgctgcagagaacaacattttgtgaaaacaattcaacaaaggcatgagtaaactattaaagaaagtttattaatacacatttgagtaattctgagaacgtaagttcatgaataatgacaaaaaatcgAATTgtctctaaacattcatgttcaaaattattcaacccctgaaagtaaatttggtgtagaatcttttattctttaaaaccaccaataaacactgcctggaagtgcttagatgcgtctgtcacctttctgctgcaatcttgggccattcctcccctgaaaaagctttcagatcactgatcatctttggtttttacttttccactgcttgcttcaaattcaaccatgtattttcaatgagaaataaatctggaaactgaacaggccacttaaaaacattctgtgacagattcctaaaccaagcttaagtagatttgaacgtatactttaggatgattgtcctgcaggaaagtccattgattattagcttcagactttgctcaaaaggcatcacaatgtttgccaaaatggtcttatactttcataaatcaatgacatcctttgtatggtcatgttttccacatcctgctacagtaaaacaaccccataacaggactggttcacctccatgtttgacgatggagatggtgttcttctacttataagctttgtcatttttgcaccagacatactgctgatctaTATGCCCAAAACGTTctagtttggacacatcactccataaaacaatcttccagaactccacaggtctatccaaatgaattttggcacgttcaaggcagcctttttgttcttcttggtcaagagtggcattcagcaagattcctcaacatgaagactacacttgtctagtgttcctcttgtacacagcattgaaatatttttcctcctttcgtcgggtcatcttgcaagtctttggctgtacattgcaagtttttctcagttgatctgatcaaacattttatgatattgtgcttttttgttcaacagcctcaaaggttttctggttcaacacactttaatctaaggaatacggctgccagctgtgtctctaggaactagGAATCTTCATGTaattttagactttctaatatagcaaactatttcttctctattgagtttgtgtgagctttgttgactttaccatatttgctactcaccttcagcacatgcatgggctaagagtatactatcTGTAACACCCTAAGCTAATTCCATTTtgaataagtttgtaaaggcttaaggcaattttttaagacaattttgttcctgaccataaaaataactgtcttaaaacagcaatgttgaataggggttaaataattttggcatagctgtgttattaaaaaatcctataactcaaaaacattaaattatatattgacattatcactttttaatatgccagaaaactgttgtagataCAATTTAGTactggatcttcagaaagagcaaaaaaaaacatttgtaaagtactgcagtctctggggggattgaataattttgattgcaactgtatatatatatatatatatatatatatatatatatatatattgctaatAAACACTGAGGTCAGTGTGGTGCTTACCTTTCCACCGTAATCTGGGATTACAGAAGGCTGCTGAAGGAACATGTAATCTGTGAGAGTGTCTAATCCCAGAGTTTCAGAGTTTGAGTGCATTTTTGTCAGGCAGAGTGATTCATAAAACTGACTACAGGGATAGTGAGATGGATTTCACAGACTGACCCTATTCTGTGTCTGTAAAAAACTCTTGGCTGGTGTGTTATGTCATCTGATGCTGAGTATTTTTGGCTATGTTCTGTTTAGGCCGCAGACACAGTGCTACAGTTAGCACAGACCCATAAACCAAAACCTGACCCGAATGGCCTGGTGTTTGGGACTGTCTTCACTGACCACATGCTGACCATTGAGTGGAGTCTTGAGGAAGGCTGGCAGAAGCCGCACATCCAGCCTTTTGGGAACCTGTCCATACATCCAGGATGTTCTGCCCTGCATTACGCTGTACAGGTCTGTCCACACCATCTGGAGTTTCATCTGTGTGGTTAGACATCATAATATGTAAAATCGTTTCCACAGTTAATAATTAGCGtttatttatgtttaaatgtaaatacataCTGTGTGCAGCTTTTTGAAGGTATGAAGGCATACCGGGGACCAGATAACAAAGTGCGTCTCTTCAGACCCATGGTAAACATGAAGAGGATGATGAAGTCTGCCCACAGAGCCTGTCTGCCTGTAAGATTGACACCTCTTTCCTCTTTATCTCACTCACATTGAGTATTTAATCAAGATACAGACACAAAACTGCATGTCTGTTTCTCATATTCTCTGTTTATATGTAGAGTTTTGATGGTGCAGAGTTGTTGGAGTGCATCAGGAAGTTAGTGGAGGTGGATCAAGACTGGGTTCCTCACTCAGACTCTGCCAGTTTGTACATCCGGCCCACCTTCCTGGGCACAGAGGTTAGAGCTATATAAACACTCATGCTTGCGATAATCTCATTTTGACTATTTTTCAGGTTTTCATATTATGCAATTCACAAATgcatgtggccctggaccacaaaaccactcataattttgagatttatacatcagctgaataaataagctttctattcatgtatggtttgatagggcaatatttggctgagatacaactatttgaaaatctggaatctcacggtgcaaaaaatctaaatattgaaagttgttcaaattaagttaatagcaatgcaaattactaatcaaaaatcaagttttgatatatttatagtaggaaatttacaaaatatcttctttagaCTTTTACTTAATGATACTTAGATGAATGCATAATAgctatacatttaaaaattactTTTGCATTGCatgaatgaacacattaagtTTTCATAACTTATGTTTTCTTTAAATATGCCTTTGTGAGCAGCCCACCCTTGGTGTCAAGAAGCCCAACAAGGCATTGCTGTTCGTCATCCTCTGTCCTGTGGGCTCTTACTTCAGCACGGGAGTTAAACCAGTGTCTCTGTGGGCCGACTCCAAATACATCAGAGCCTGGAGAGGAGGCACAGGCGACTGCAAAATGGGGGGGTGAGCAAATGAATGAGAGATGGAATGAGAGAGAGAGTATTTAACTATAAAACACCAAATGAATGAGGAGCATTGTTGCAAGCTAATTGGCACATTCCTAACTTTGTTCCAAATGTTTGCAAGCTTGGTTTAATATTGTAACCTCATAGTAAACTTTTGGATTTGTGTGTGCAATCTAGCTTAAAACTTCTCACATGAGAGCAGATTTATATGCAGAACGTATCAGCAATGCAGTCAGTACTGAATTATTTTCGGAAGGAATGATAATGCCACAAGACAATGGGGTTTTTCAGGGCTAAGACAGATCTTTGATTGTGGAAAAATAGTACAATGTGTGAAACCTCCATTTTTTTAGGAACTATGGTGCATCTATCTATGCCCAGTACAAGGCAGTGGATTACGGCTGTCAGCAGGTTCTGTGGCTGTATGGGGAGGACCATCAGATCACGGAGGTCGGCACAATGAACCTTTTCCTCTACTGGATCAATGAGAAAGGAGGTGATGGCTGTTTACATTTGTAAATGGTTACTTTTTTACTCTTTGTTTTAATAGACAAATTGGTTATGCATATTTACTTTAACAGAAAATACAAAGTATGTGCAGTTAAAAGTAAATTTGCAGGACCTTCAAAAGGCTACAAtcaattatttacattttcatgGAAGCTAATTTCTGCCAGAGAATACAAAAAGTAATTgtggctttaaaaaaaacaacaactctgaattgcaagttaaaagcttagtaaaaaaaaacctatgccatcatttatttaaaatacatatatttcatactaagtatacTTCAAAAATCCATTAACATGTTTATTGGCATATCACATAAGACTTATAATTAAACCTCATTTAgagtatttctttatttctttttttcttaatattatggaagcctgtttctgccactgaataaaaaatgtaaaataaataaataaataaataaggttaTTCCGAGTCTTTTTTCacaaaattgtgatacaaactcgcaattctgacttttttctcaaaattttgagatataaacgtacaattttgaaaaataaagatatatttttgataaataaagaaattctgacctttttttcacaattgcaagtttgtttcttgcaattctgactttttttctcacaactgcaattttatatctcgctgatctgactttttctcacaatattgactttattctcagaattgtgagatataaacttataaataaaataagtccAAATTGGAGGGGGGAAgattgatatatactcacaattgcaagtttatatctcacaatgctgacttaactcgcaattgcacaaAAGTGTCACAATCTTGAAATATAacttcacaattctaagaaaaaatcttgaagttctgactttatttctcagaagtgcaactttatctcgcagttctggctttataacctgaaattgcatgtttacatcatgaaattctaagaaaaagtcaaaattgtgagtttatatcatgcaattctgactttataactcacaattgcatgtttatatctcacaattctgagaaaaaaatgtcagaagtgcAAGTTTGtgtcacacaattgtgagaaaagtcagaactgcaagatgtaaactgtaaaaaaaaaagagtcatcgTTTTTTATTCATCGGCGGACACAGCCTTTCATAGCTTCCCTACTAAACATCTATATTGACATCTAGTGGTCAAAAAAAGACAGCAGCAGCAACAGTTCACAGCAACTTTAATATCTGAgggaaaaagtttaaaataaaaaaacatatgtttttttctttccagAGGAGGAGCTGGCAACACCACCTTTAGATGGCATTATTCTGCCAGGCGTTACACGGCTAAGCATCCTAGAACTTGCTCGCGAATGGGTAAAACTTGTCAAAACCATGCTATCaggaaaaaagtacaaaattgtATCTTTATATGTACAACAGCTTGTTActttcaccctcatgttgttacaaacccgtATGACTCtctttcttttaatgaaacaaaaaagATAACAATATTTGGAAGAATGTTCatttcccattgacttccatttcatttttttttttgtccatacaatggactTCAAAGGGAACTGACACTGTTCAGGtactaacattcttcaaaatagaaaggtttggagtgacatgagTAAATTacaactgaattttcatttttgtgtggactgtccctttaaggtACTACATTGAACCTTTTAGGGGCAAGTAAGGTAGAAAGTTGTCCGTTTTAAGGGCACTACCCCAGTGACATTATTACACATTTATTCTCAGAGAGTTTGGTTCAAAGTTTCATTTTATCTAACAGGGAGAGTTCAAAGTATCCGAGCGCTATTTGACCATGGCTGACCTGCGGCAGGCTCTGGAGGAAAACAGAGTGAGAGAGATGTTTGGTTCTGGAACTGCTTGTGTTGTTAGTCCAGTTGGCAGGATCTTGTATCAGGGAGAGGTGAGTTCAGTTTGTTTTGGATGGTTAGAGCACCGCACAATGGTTCAGTATCAAAACTACTAGCGAATCAACAGATTTTTACCCCTGGGTCAACATTTTTGGAGTTTAACAAATTTTCTATGTGTTTTTCTTATACTAATCTCCTCCCATATAGAATCTACATATTCCATGTGAAGGAAACTTTCCTCCACTTGCCTCAAGACTGCTAAAGGAGCTCACAGATATTCAAGTAAGACACCACATACACATATTTCATAGCCTTTTATAATGTATGTTAGTGTTATTTGTAACAGAATGTAATGCATATTTCATGATTCtgttaaatacattaaaactatgttgaaattattattttattgttttttttttcttgtagtttGCATTTTATTCTGCTTAATATaccttttaatatttaatttatataatattaataacatttcataaaataatataattatttgcatattttttgATGAGGCCTAAAAGTTGGGTTATTGCACCCTCATGTGGTAAAATGGAAAAATTaggctttaatttttttttctatgttgTAGAGGGGTTACAATAAAACAATTGTATTCTGGCAACTCCTCAACAAGAACAAAAAACATTTAACCTCTGTTTTTCCATCTCAACCTACATTGGGCAAATAGAACTAAATCATATTATGCCATTTTGTTTTCATCTTTGCAACATTTTTGCTTTTTTGCAGTATGGGCGGACCCCCAGCGAATGGTCTTGCATCGTATAAAGGAACCTCACCTATGTCAACGAACACTAGCTctttaaaacatttcaaacatGCACAATATATACAAAATAGCTTTATTTGTGGCTTCATGGAATAATTACTTGCCAAGTtcatgtgtgttttgttttgtataaAGTTTACCAGCTAACTAAAACCTGGTCTAGCGATAATATGTTGCTTTTTAGCATACTACACAACCACTTATATGCCTCCTTATAGTCACAGTTTATTCTAATCATCAGTAACCAGCAAATCACAGTTGGTGACCAACCAATCAATAAAACTTGCTGATATTGCTGTTATATGAGGTATATGAGATCGAAACTTTCAGTGGAACTATGATACACTTCATTATTGATGGTGTTAATAATATGCAGTTATTGTCATACTGCACAAACTCTTTAAACTTATGAAAGACATTTATAGATATTTAAGGTTGTATGTTTATGTGGTAGAACCttatttttaaaaccttttttatttttggatttcAATGTTcaacatataaaaaaatgtcAATGTTGTAATGGTTGTAATGTTTACTTTTAGATGACAATAGTGGTTAAAGATGTTTTAAAACGCTTCCATTCCAAGCGCACAAACTCAGAGGTATATTTGATGGAGATCCTTTTTTGCACCCAAAGGGAACCTTAAAATCCATCTTATGTTTGTTTGAAGATGTTTGTATGATCCAACTGAACCATCATATGATGTAGACCTTTGTTGGTAGGAATAAGATTTTAataattacaaaagcacaaattATATAATATAGATTTAGAGATATGTAATACCATATTGTTAAATGCCAAAGTATTTTAGTGATGTATTAAGTATTTTGTGCAATGATATccgaaataaatattttaaaaagcatcattgctttcttttattctttctttcttacttgcTTAATTCactcaaatatttatataatataacaaatgcatattttatttgtatatattttatttgctgTCATGTTTacagtaatagttcacccaaaaatgaaaattctgtcatttaatcAGTAAACTCAAGTTGCCACAGTTGCAAACAAAAATGTTCGTCCCCACTGACTTggtaaaaaatatgaaataaaaaactgaagtcAATGAGGACCAGAAACTGTTTGGTAAACCacactcttcaaaatatcttctttcatgttcaacagaagaaaaaaaatcatacggTTTGGAACAACAGGAAATTGACTaaattatgacattatttttatttttgggcaaactattcctttaagtttgCTCATTATGCTCTCATTTTTTTCATAAGCAAGTGTGTATGTGTGCTGAAGGGATACAGCAACCATAGATGAGGGAAAGGAGTGCTAGGACTGTGTATTGTGATGATATATGAGAGGGTTTGAGTTCCACTTGCTTACACTTACTTCCTGCACACATTCATCATTATAACATGCCCTACTTACTTTAGACATCATTAATTCATTCACACCTCTCTTCCAaacacatactgtacacacaaCATAAAAATGTCCTCAAAGTAAAATAGTACACCTTCTCtcacttacagtgccttgcaaaagtatccataccccttcatttttttcacatattGTTTTGTTgaagcattatgttaaactgctttaaattagattttccccacatcagtttacactccatacaccataataatgacaaagcaaaaaccagatttgcaaattttacaaatttatcaaaaataaaacactgaaataagtacattgcacaattaactcagtacatatttgaagcacctttacagcctcaagactttttgggtatgatgtgacacgctttgcacatctgcatttggcaattatct
Proteins encoded in this region:
- the bcat1 gene encoding branched-chain-amino-acid aminotransferase, cytosolic isoform X1, yielding MASVASATNAPSSQEELENGVAGNASSFKAADTVLQLAQTHKPKPDPNGLVFGTVFTDHMLTIEWSLEEGWQKPHIQPFGNLSIHPGCSALHYAVQLFEGMKAYRGPDNKVRLFRPMVNMKRMMKSAHRACLPSFDGAELLECIRKLVEVDQDWVPHSDSASLYIRPTFLGTEPTLGVKKPNKALLFVILCPVGSYFSTGVKPVSLWADSKYIRAWRGGTGDCKMGGNYGASIYAQYKAVDYGCQQVLWLYGEDHQITEVGTMNLFLYWINEKGEEELATPPLDGIILPGVTRLSILELAREWGEFKVSERYLTMADLRQALEENRVREMFGSGTACVVSPVGRILYQGENLHIPCEGNFPPLASRLLKELTDIQYGRTPSEWSCIV
- the bcat1 gene encoding branched-chain-amino-acid aminotransferase, cytosolic isoform X2, with amino-acid sequence MSKWELENGVAGNASSFKAADTVLQLAQTHKPKPDPNGLVFGTVFTDHMLTIEWSLEEGWQKPHIQPFGNLSIHPGCSALHYAVQLFEGMKAYRGPDNKVRLFRPMVNMKRMMKSAHRACLPSFDGAELLECIRKLVEVDQDWVPHSDSASLYIRPTFLGTEPTLGVKKPNKALLFVILCPVGSYFSTGVKPVSLWADSKYIRAWRGGTGDCKMGGNYGASIYAQYKAVDYGCQQVLWLYGEDHQITEVGTMNLFLYWINEKGEEELATPPLDGIILPGVTRLSILELAREWGEFKVSERYLTMADLRQALEENRVREMFGSGTACVVSPVGRILYQGENLHIPCEGNFPPLASRLLKELTDIQYGRTPSEWSCIV